Proteins from a genomic interval of Medicago truncatula cultivar Jemalong A17 chromosome 3, MtrunA17r5.0-ANR, whole genome shotgun sequence:
- the LOC11429988 gene encoding protein FAM32A has product MSPYDGVVIGKLKLKGKPMNVKDGGINKKKKKKHDNSYHYSSEFNSGSMNEGDKYEGKGNRASFDDHLTPAERRFLQQTEKLELQRLAKMASRSHRDRIQQFNQYLANLSEHYDIPKVGPG; this is encoded by the exons ATGTCTCCGTACGACGGCGTCGTGATCGGAAAATTGAAACTGAAAGGAAAGCCAATGAATGTCAAAGATGGTGGGataaataagaagaagaagaagaaacacgACAACAGTTACCATTACTCGTCAGAGTTTAATTCAG GTAGCATGAACGAGGGTGACAAGTATGAGGGCAAGGGAAACCGTGCATCTTTTGATGATCACCTAACTCCAGCTGAGAGAAGATTTCTCCAACAGACAGAGAAACTTGAACTTCAAAGGCTAGCAAAGATGGCGAGCAGATCTCATCGAGATAGGATTCAGCAGTTCAATCAATATCTGGCTAATCTTAGTGAACATTATGATATTCCAAAAGTGGGGCCTGGCTAA